A section of the Castanea sativa cultivar Marrone di Chiusa Pesio chromosome 12, ASM4071231v1 genome encodes:
- the LOC142620457 gene encoding uncharacterized protein LOC142620457, with protein MEEMIVCLSSDELELFLVQAWIIWKQRNSIIHGKQLQPPKDGSDSGIGAIIRNDRGEVMAALSAKGPPVTCSEEAEILACRRAMEFAMECRFSELVLKGDNQALMKALSSRTGLLSRLGHILQDVFCMLNSFSLMQVHFVKRSANNVAHVLARYAKDLIEDVVWIEDPPPPAEAALLFYSMSI; from the exons ATGGAGGAAATGATTGTCTGTTTGTCTTCTGATGAACTTGAACTTTTCCTTGTCCAAGCCTGGATTATCTGGAAGCAACGAAATAGCATAATACATGGGAAGCAATTGCAACCACCTAAG GATGGCAGTGATTCTGGCATTGGAGCTATTATCCGTAACGATAGAGGGGAAGTAATGGCGGCTCTGTCAGCAAAGGGCCCACCAGTGACGTGCAGTGAAGAAGCCGAGATCCTAGCTTGTCGCAGGGCAATGGAGTTTGCGATGGAATGTAGATTTTCAGAACTAGTGCTGAAAGGAGATAACCAAGCTCTCATGAAGGCCTTGAGTTCAAGGACAGGACTATTGTCTCGGTTGGGCCATATTTTACAGGATGTCTTTTGCATGCTCAATAGTTTTAGCTTGATGCAAGTTCACTTTGTCAAAAGAAGTGCTAATAATGTTGCTCATGTTTTAGCTAGATATGCGAAGGACTTAATAGAGGATGTTGTTTGGATTGAAGATCCCCCTCCCCCAGCTGAGGCGGCTCTGTTGTTTTATTCTATGTCTATTTAA